The following coding sequences are from one Humulus lupulus chromosome X, drHumLupu1.1, whole genome shotgun sequence window:
- the LOC133804435 gene encoding S-adenosylmethionine carrier 1, chloroplastic/mitochondrial-like isoform X1, whose protein sequence is MAMHSKKSQENSSRTLTCNVKRIEMASRKFFASITAEEDKPFDFLRALYEGSIAGAAAGVIVEAVLYPIDTIKTRLQVAHVGGRIILKDLYSGLNGNLIGSLPASAVCVGVYEPAKQTLLTSLPEKFSALAHLTAGIIGGAASSLIRVPTEVVKQRMQTGQFASAPDAVRLIIAKEGFKGLFAGYGSFLLRDLPFDASQFCMYEQLRIGYKLAARRELNDLETAMIGAFAGAITGAITTPLDVIKTRLMVQGSVKQYNGICDCVRTIMREEGSHVFFKGTAPRVLWIGIGGSIFFGVLERTKQLLVKRRPPDMEKSSLLKQDSKF, encoded by the exons ATGGCAATGCATTCCAAAAAATCTCAGGAAAATTCATCTC GCACCTTGACCTGTAATGTGAAACGGATTGAAATGGCCTCAAGGAAGTTTTTTGCATCAATTACTGCGGAAGAAGACAAGCCCTTTGATTTTCTCCGTGCTTTATACG AGGGAAGTATAGCAGGAGCTGCTGCTGGTGTCATTGTGGAAGCAGTTTTATACCCAATTGACACAATAAAAACTCGATTACAG GTTGCTCATGTAGGAGGGAGAATAATCTTGAAGGATCTATATTCTGGATTGAATGGAAATCTTATTGGCTCTTTACC GGCTTCTGCTGTATGTGTGGGTGTGTATGAGCCTGCAAAGCAGACACTATTAACTTCATTGCCTGAGAAGTTTAGTGCTTTAGCACATCTG ACTGCAGGTATTATTGGGGGTGCTGCTTCTTCTCTCATCCGTGTGCCTACAGAG GTTGTTAAGCAAAGGATGCAAACTGGGCAGTTTGCTTCAGCACCAGATGCTGTGCGTCTTATTATAGCAAAAGAGGGATTTAAAGGTCTTTTTGCG GGGTACGGATCATTCTTATTGCGAGATTTGCCATTTGATGCCAGTCAATTCTGCATGTATGAGCAACTGCGGATAGGATATAAGTTAGCG GCACGAAGAGAGCTGAACGATCTTGAAACTGCCATGATTGGTGCATTTGCTG GTGCAATAACTGGAGCTATAACCACTCCTCTTGATGTTATAAAAACTAGATTAATGGTTCAG GGATCAGTGAAACAGTATAACGGAATCTGTGATTGTGTTCGGACTATAATGAGAGAAGAAGGCAGTCACGTTTTTTTCAAG GGTACTGCCCCAAGAGTACTTTGGATTGGAATCGGAGGCTCAATTTTCTTCGGTGTTCTTGAAAGGACAAAGCAATTGTTGGTCAAGAGGCGTCCTCCGGACATGGAGAAATCTTCTCTGTTGAAGCAAGACTCAAAATTTTAA
- the LOC133804435 gene encoding S-adenosylmethionine carrier 1, chloroplastic/mitochondrial-like isoform X2, with translation MASRKFFASITAEEDKPFDFLRALYEGSIAGAAAGVIVEAVLYPIDTIKTRLQVAHVGGRIILKDLYSGLNGNLIGSLPASAVCVGVYEPAKQTLLTSLPEKFSALAHLTAGIIGGAASSLIRVPTEVVKQRMQTGQFASAPDAVRLIIAKEGFKGLFAGYGSFLLRDLPFDASQFCMYEQLRIGYKLAARRELNDLETAMIGAFAGAITGAITTPLDVIKTRLMVQGSVKQYNGICDCVRTIMREEGSHVFFKGTAPRVLWIGIGGSIFFGVLERTKQLLVKRRPPDMEKSSLLKQDSKF, from the exons ATGGCCTCAAGGAAGTTTTTTGCATCAATTACTGCGGAAGAAGACAAGCCCTTTGATTTTCTCCGTGCTTTATACG AGGGAAGTATAGCAGGAGCTGCTGCTGGTGTCATTGTGGAAGCAGTTTTATACCCAATTGACACAATAAAAACTCGATTACAG GTTGCTCATGTAGGAGGGAGAATAATCTTGAAGGATCTATATTCTGGATTGAATGGAAATCTTATTGGCTCTTTACC GGCTTCTGCTGTATGTGTGGGTGTGTATGAGCCTGCAAAGCAGACACTATTAACTTCATTGCCTGAGAAGTTTAGTGCTTTAGCACATCTG ACTGCAGGTATTATTGGGGGTGCTGCTTCTTCTCTCATCCGTGTGCCTACAGAG GTTGTTAAGCAAAGGATGCAAACTGGGCAGTTTGCTTCAGCACCAGATGCTGTGCGTCTTATTATAGCAAAAGAGGGATTTAAAGGTCTTTTTGCG GGGTACGGATCATTCTTATTGCGAGATTTGCCATTTGATGCCAGTCAATTCTGCATGTATGAGCAACTGCGGATAGGATATAAGTTAGCG GCACGAAGAGAGCTGAACGATCTTGAAACTGCCATGATTGGTGCATTTGCTG GTGCAATAACTGGAGCTATAACCACTCCTCTTGATGTTATAAAAACTAGATTAATGGTTCAG GGATCAGTGAAACAGTATAACGGAATCTGTGATTGTGTTCGGACTATAATGAGAGAAGAAGGCAGTCACGTTTTTTTCAAG GGTACTGCCCCAAGAGTACTTTGGATTGGAATCGGAGGCTCAATTTTCTTCGGTGTTCTTGAAAGGACAAAGCAATTGTTGGTCAAGAGGCGTCCTCCGGACATGGAGAAATCTTCTCTGTTGAAGCAAGACTCAAAATTTTAA